The DNA window ttaccagcgcttttttcccttgttttttttttgtttttagcgaaatctataagagcgctttttcctaaaagatTATATTTGTTGTAGTGCTACCTCGCAAagaagtgcgggtaaaacgggctttttccgcgggccgggcccgttttgccacccctacatttATGAATAGTATTAATTTTTCATAAGATTGTCCTAGATATAAGAAGTATAGTCTTATATAAAATATCATGACAAAAATTAATCTATGTAGTCGACTTTCCTTAATAGGATAAGACTTAATTTTAAGGAAAAgacttaattgttgttattattgtataATTTTGAATAGTCACCATTTTAATATTACCATGGCTGTGGTCGAACTTATCTAGCTTTTAATAAATGGAACATAGCCAGCAAAATGATTTGATTATAGTGATACATCCTCTAAAATGAATGTTGAAATTTCTCGCACAAGTTTAGAATATGTGCTCCTTTTTACCGTAGAAACTTTGAAAAATGCTTTGACCATTATCTCAAACCACAAGTCTCcaaattgatttttctttaaaagaTAATATTTGTATTCTTGTTATTATCTTGAAAATGAGAATCTAACTCACAACTTTTCTTATTACTCTATATTACTAAGATACTAAATCAACCCCATATCTCCtcaaaatcaaatgaaatcaacataaattgttaaaaaaaaaaaaacttatttaaaaaaattatactattcACTTTTAAAAAGTTAAATCTCAACcactaaattattttaaaaataataatttcaatgaattttaatatttagaagATATTTTGGTTCTTTATAAACAAgatattttggttattttttaaatattaaattcttGTTACAACGAATGAACAATGAACAAAGCCAGCAAAGGCGGTCTCCTATGCCACGACACTACCAAATTTCTGCCACGTGTACACCAGCTACGTGGCCTCAAAATATCCTCCATTTTTTTCCTTCCTTCTTTGTGACTCTTCTTAAACCCTTTTCCTCTTTCTATTATTCCCAAAAACCTTTTCCTTTTTCTATCTCAAACATTCTATAACTTTCCTGGGGAAAATTCAAGGTATTcattgaaattttgaattttgaaatttgaaatttgaaatagagAAAGAAAGGATGAAGATTCAGTGTAACGTGTGTGAAGCTGCGGAAGCTAAGGTTATGTGTTGTGCTGATGAAGCGGCGTTGTGTTGGGATTGTGACGAGAAAGTTCATGCTGCTAATAAGCTTGCTAGCAAGCATCAGAGAATTCCTCTTTCTAGTTCTTCTTCTCATATGCCTAAATGTGATATTTGTCAGGTAATTTTTTTGTtgctttgtgattttttttttattgatttgttTGAATGGTAGGTGTTGCAGTAGTTAACATTTTTATTACAAAGAATGTTAAGCTCTATGGTTGTATGCTTGTGTGATCTTCTTTTTCACCTTTTTTTCATGATGACATTGTGCAGGCTGACTGTGGTAagtttgattctgattctccTGTTTTAACATCCAACGACGAGGAAATGGAGTACGACGACTACATGGACCGCGTTCCAGATTCATGTTGGACAGTTCCTCAGGTCCCTTCACCTCCTACAGCTTCCGGGCTAAACTGGCCGAGAAACCCTCGGTATTCATCGGATAATACTCTATTTGTTCCTGACATAAGCATGCAACAGTCTCAGAATAATAGTAATTTTTCAAGATCGCAGAATCATCATTAATTTGGTTCCTCTCATTTGTTATGATGCTAAGGGATCTCTTTTTAGAGAAATTTGAGCTGATTAGCTCCAAATTTATATTCATGAATGTCTTTGTTTCTTTTTGGAGTAAATTTCTAACTCTTATTGAATTGGAGTGATGAAGACCTTTCTTTTGAGATTGCTATTTGTAACATCTTCATTTCATTTCTAGAATCCTATGTAGATTAATCTATTTGGATGAATATCTTGTAAAATTTTAGTTTCATTGAGATTTTTGCTCCTTCACTATGCATCTCTCAACTTTGTAAACAGTTTGGTTATCATGAACTTGTATTATTGGTGTACTAACAGAATGAAACATGGTTTATCTAGTTTTCTTTATGTGTAAGACAATATTTTATGGTATTggagaattttaaaaaaattaaatttacaaaaaattgtattttataaTGGTTAAAGTAAGGGATTCAAACTCAACATTTGAGGAAGAAAGACACCTAATCATATGATTAGGTGGTTATCATTGAACTATTGCAATCTATGTTATTGCAAAAATGAATGCTCGAGTGTGTTTGGTGTAGACAAATTTATTCTAACCGAATAAAATTGAATTTAGTATAATTGATTAGAGCTGAATAATAAATTACAGAGtaaaaattatttagaattaattcTGGAGGTAGAAGTTATAAATTCTAGTCTGGAGGTAGAAGTtataaattttagttttaagtagAATTAATTTTAAAGAGGTATTCTAGAGGTAGAAGTAGAAGTTATAAATTCTAGTTTCAAATAGAATTAATTTTAAAGAGGTAGAAATAGAATTAATTTTAAAGAGGTAgaaattataaattttagtttCAAGTAGAATTAATTTTAAAGACACGGAAATTCACATGAggcaaaattatatataaatcattttttttaatttctttagcatatgaaaataaataatgaagttttattctttaaattattttaacatGAATATGTTAATTCATCGGATCATCTATTTccatttaattttgttaaaataagtTTAACATGAATATGTTAATTCATCGGATCAtctatttgcatttaattttgtttaaatagGTAGGAATGAACGTTTTCCACTTCTTATTGATGTTTTGCATTAGATCCTAGACACTAATTCTAAAATATACTATTTGATTAATGTGAACAATATATGTTTgattaaatgaaattaaaaaaaaaaaaagttgattaaTGATCGTAGGTAAAGacttcaaaaatatttatttcttaaCGTTTTAGTTTAAATTTTGTTAAATGCTAAAAGAAATTCATAACTTTAGAAATTTCACTTATAACGTGTTTGTAACTTTATAAAATTTACAATAGCTTGTATCCAATTATATTATAACAATTTCTTTATAAGTATCATGTCTTCAAAATCTGTGTTGAAAACTCTAAAATACTCTTATATTTTAAAAgtgcatttttgaaaatattcttttaaaa is part of the Vicia villosa cultivar HV-30 ecotype Madison, WI linkage group LG2, Vvil1.0, whole genome shotgun sequence genome and encodes:
- the LOC131647753 gene encoding B-box zinc finger protein 22, with product MKIQCNVCEAAEAKVMCCADEAALCWDCDEKVHAANKLASKHQRIPLSSSSSHMPKCDICQADCGKFDSDSPVLTSNDEEMEYDDYMDRVPDSCWTVPQVPSPPTASGLNWPRNPRYSSDNTLFVPDISMQQSQNNSNFSRSQNHH